Proteins encoded together in one Mycobacterium simiae window:
- a CDS encoding cytochrome P450, with product MDDHTGTSPGSVHFDPFSDEFFSDPFETYRQLRDRAPVYYSTQYDFWALSRYEDVASAMRDHEKYSSAKGVTLDHFIDPNAMIPEGVIIMMDPPQHTRMRSLVNKVFTPRAIAKLEPMIRKVIDEIAQRIDVTSFDMVEDFSALFPVEIITTMLGVPPDGRQQIRHWLDALLEREPGNVSTTPHGREAAVTMWRYYYDLVVEKRANPQDDMISRLTEVEVERDDGTKTRLDDMEISAFASLLGGAGAETVTKLVASAAVVFARHQDQWQALGRDRSLIPAAFEELLRYEGPSQYDIRWSKVDVELHGTVIPKHKPVMLINGSATRDERAFIDPDRFDINRRHSGHNLGFGYGIHSCLGAALARMEGRIAIDALLDLIPEYEVDVSGLQRVKMPNVFGWGRVPVRAVPQ from the coding sequence ATGGACGATCACACCGGCACGTCACCGGGATCCGTTCACTTCGATCCTTTCTCGGATGAGTTCTTCAGCGATCCGTTCGAAACTTACCGCCAGCTGCGCGATCGGGCGCCGGTCTATTACAGCACGCAGTACGACTTCTGGGCCCTTTCCCGCTATGAGGATGTCGCGAGCGCAATGCGTGATCACGAAAAGTATTCCTCCGCAAAGGGTGTGACCCTCGATCACTTCATCGATCCGAACGCGATGATCCCCGAAGGCGTGATCATCATGATGGACCCTCCGCAGCACACCAGAATGCGGTCGCTGGTGAACAAGGTGTTCACCCCACGTGCGATCGCGAAGCTCGAACCGATGATCCGGAAGGTGATCGACGAAATCGCGCAACGCATCGATGTGACGTCGTTCGACATGGTCGAGGACTTCTCGGCGCTGTTTCCAGTCGAGATCATCACCACGATGTTGGGGGTGCCGCCCGACGGTCGCCAGCAGATCCGACACTGGCTCGACGCACTGCTGGAACGCGAGCCCGGAAACGTCAGTACGACGCCGCACGGCCGTGAGGCAGCGGTGACCATGTGGAGGTATTACTACGATCTTGTCGTCGAGAAACGCGCCAACCCGCAAGATGACATGATTTCGCGGCTCACCGAGGTCGAGGTCGAACGCGATGACGGTACCAAGACTCGCCTCGATGACATGGAAATTTCGGCCTTTGCATCGTTACTCGGCGGTGCGGGCGCCGAGACGGTGACCAAGCTGGTCGCCAGCGCGGCAGTGGTGTTTGCGCGACACCAAGACCAATGGCAAGCGCTGGGGCGAGACCGCAGCCTCATCCCCGCCGCGTTCGAAGAGCTGCTGCGCTACGAGGGGCCATCGCAATACGACATCCGTTGGAGCAAGGTCGATGTCGAGCTCCATGGCACGGTGATACCCAAGCACAAGCCGGTGATGCTGATCAACGGCTCGGCCACCAGGGATGAGCGTGCGTTCATCGATCCGGACCGCTTCGACATCAATCGCCGGCATTCCGGCCACAATCTGGGATTCGGCTACGGAATACACAGCTGTCTCGGCGCGGCACTGGCCCGCATGGAGGGACGCATTGCCATCGATGCTCTGTTGGACTTGATACCCGAGTACGAGGTGGACGTCTCCGGCCTGCAGCGAGTCAAGATGCCGAATGTCTTCGGCTGGGGACGCGTACCCGTGCGTGCGGTACCGCAATGA